In Haliscomenobacter hydrossis DSM 1100, the DNA window CGAAAAAATTCTGGAACAATACCGCAACATCGATGTGGCTACTCAACAAGTCCCGGTATTGACCCGCCGGGAAACAGAAATTCTGCAATTGTTGAACGAAGGGCTCACTGGCCCACAAATCGCCAAACAACTCTTTCTAAGTCCACTCACCGTGGAAACGCACCGCAAAAATTTGATGCAGAAATTCAATGCCAACAATGCACAGATGTTGCTCAAGCTGGCCAGGCAGAACCGTTTAATTGAGTAGACCCTCTGAAAGCCTGGTAGCTTAAACAAAAAACGGGCTTGATGCCATGCACCAAACCCGTTTTTTGTGGTGGAAATAAATTCCGTATTACATGGCCAATTCGACCACTGTTTCTTCGTGCTGGCTGATGTCCAGACCTTCTTCTTCCTGATCTTCAGATACACGCAATGGAGAGATCATGTTGGTCAATTTGTACACCAACCAGGAACCTACACCCGTGTAAGCAACCACGATTGCGAGGGCAATTAAGTGGCTGATCAACAATTTAGGGTTGCCAGTAGCAATTACGCCACCGAATGCTTCAGTAGCAAAGATGGCAGTCATCAACATACCAACGATACCACCAATACCATGACAAGGGAATACATCCAGGGTGTCGTCCAGGCTAGTACGAGACTTGCGAACCACCGCATAGTTGGATACCGTAGCAGCTACAGCGCCGATCAACAAACTTGGACCGAAGTTGATGTAACCGCAGGCAGGCGTAATGGCAACCAAACCAACTACCGCACCGATACAGGCACCCAAGGCGGAAGGTTTGCGACCACGCATGGTGTCTACCAAAATCCAGGCAATCGCAGCAGCGGCAGAAGCCAGGTTGGTATTCACGAAAGCAGTTACAGCCTGGCCATTAGCCGCAAGAGCTGAACCACCGTTGAATCCGAACCAGCCGAACCACAGCAAACCGGTACCCAGGATCACATAAGGCGTGTACAATACCGCGTGAGATTGTCCTTCGATGTGGGTTTTTCTTCTACCCAGTACTCTTGCACCAATCAGGGCCGCGATACCTGCAGAAATGTGTACTACCGTACCACCTGCAAAGTCCAGAACACCCATTTTGAACAAGAATCCTTCTGGATGCCATGCCCAGTGTGCCAATGGCGCATAAATCAGGATACTCCAGAGTACAATGAAGATGATGTAGCTCCAGAAACGCACCCGCTCAGCAAAGGAACCA includes these proteins:
- a CDS encoding ammonium transporter translates to MTQLITNKPMATFSFVLLLIISAIASVYPASFPTPAEGVTFDSGNVAWMLVASSMVLLMTPGLSFFYGGMVSPKNIISTMLQSFIALGIISVIWYVVGFSLAFGDSIGGFVGNPLTHFMFNGVGTAPAANPGINQGIPFVLFAAFQLKFAIITPALITGSFAERVRFWSYIIFIVLWSILIYAPLAHWAWHPEGFLFKMGVLDFAGGTVVHISAGIAALIGARVLGRRKTHIEGQSHAVLYTPYVILGTGLLWFGWFGFNGGSALAANGQAVTAFVNTNLASAAAAIAWILVDTMRGRKPSALGACIGAVVGLVAITPACGYINFGPSLLIGAVAATVSNYAVVRKSRTSLDDTLDVFPCHGIGGIVGMLMTAIFATEAFGGVIATGNPKLLISHLIALAIVVAYTGVGSWLVYKLTNMISPLRVSEDQEEEGLDISQHEETVVELAM